One stretch of Methanobacterium sp. DNA includes these proteins:
- a CDS encoding roadblock/LC7 domain-containing protein, whose translation MDSKIETQLTKILIDLNKIEGIEGSLIADGNGDIISHSMSQNSDIALFGPMAHVITSSSKRLLNSANQGEIEGVLVESEGGKALFLHLENVHFIILMNISANIGLVRISAKRSADEIVKLTKDLIPSESLEEIPAPIPEKTEIDKRIKVENISKEEAAEIVDELVETEGVKEAFSKVTGTENVEDILESEEVKALDSKEAEEELAKMLELESLHGEETGEGSEITEKLETEISESQEEIKEEASESSAPLPVIRPPISFPDLPKNVIVPQGDKEKSELILDIYEAIFLAMSIGASKIMGVAPARGLIRRFLPVEDCKSLLKDVEVGSNSAIDFDKIRENAENIPLDERANTLITDFSKIIDIITENYGKVMGYGAFRGIVRAEFKVINASYGEAITELGIKDKTHSEIRELFK comes from the coding sequence ATGGACTCAAAAATTGAAACTCAGTTAACTAAAATATTAATTGATTTAAATAAGATTGAGGGTATAGAAGGTAGTTTAATAGCTGACGGTAATGGAGATATTATTAGCCACAGTATGTCACAGAATTCTGATATTGCTCTTTTTGGTCCGATGGCACATGTAATTACAAGTTCATCGAAAAGACTACTTAATTCGGCCAATCAAGGGGAAATAGAAGGAGTATTGGTGGAATCAGAAGGAGGAAAGGCTCTTTTTTTACATCTGGAAAATGTGCATTTTATTATATTGATGAATATTTCAGCAAATATAGGTTTGGTAAGGATTTCAGCTAAAAGATCTGCAGATGAAATAGTTAAACTCACAAAAGATCTGATCCCTTCTGAATCATTAGAGGAAATTCCTGCCCCAATCCCTGAAAAAACAGAAATTGACAAACGTATAAAAGTCGAAAACATTAGTAAAGAAGAGGCTGCTGAGATAGTTGATGAACTGGTTGAAACTGAAGGAGTAAAAGAAGCATTCAGCAAAGTTACAGGAACTGAAAACGTAGAGGATATATTAGAGTCAGAAGAAGTTAAAGCTCTGGATTCTAAAGAAGCTGAAGAAGAACTTGCAAAGATGCTTGAATTAGAATCTCTTCATGGAGAAGAAACAGGTGAAGGGTCAGAAATAACAGAAAAATTAGAAACTGAAATTTCAGAGTCTCAAGAAGAAATTAAAGAAGAAGCTTCAGAGTCTTCTGCTCCTCTTCCAGTTATCAGACCTCCGATTTCTTTCCCTGATTTACCGAAAAATGTCATAGTTCCTCAGGGAGATAAAGAGAAGTCGGAACTAATTTTAGATATTTATGAAGCCATATTTTTGGCGATGTCAATTGGTGCAAGTAAAATTATGGGGGTAGCACCAGCAAGAGGGCTTATAAGAAGATTTTTACCTGTTGAAGATTGCAAAAGTCTTTTAAAAGATGTTGAAGTGGGAAGCAACTCTGCAATTGATTTTGATAAAATAAGAGAAAATGCGGAGAATATTCCTTTAGATGAAAGAGCGAATACACTAATAACTGATTTCAGTAAAATAATTGATATTATAACAGAAAATTATGGTAAAGTAATGGGATATGGTGCTTTTAGAGGGATAGTCAGGGCTGAATTCAAAGTAATTAATGCATCTTATGGAGAAGCTATAACAGAACTTGGAATTAAAGATAAAACTCATTCTGAAATAAGAGAACTTTTTAAATAA
- a CDS encoding Ni/Fe hydrogenase subunit alpha yields the protein MKNIEISPVTRIEGHAKITVQLDDSGNVNDAHFHVMEIRGFEKFLEGAAVEEAPRITPRICGICQTAHHLASAKATDQVFGLQPPETAKKLRELMLLGQYIHSHSLHFYFLGAPDLVMGPESDPALRNVVGILKNDPALAKMAIETRKIGQVITSAVGGKPISPVTAIPGGQSKGITEEERTKLLEEAKNAVGLVEKGVEVTKPLFEQYSEAIELLGPVETHFGALSNNGNIEFYDAPAKIIDKDGNSVYEFNADDYLDYIEEKVQPWSYLKFPYLKQIGFPEGNYRVGPLARLNIAQNVPTEKASELFAEYKEKYGIAQNPLLYHYARLIELMYASEKAVELLEDSSITGTDLRQGISEPLMTKAEAKESSEIRRGVGMIEATRGILIHDYETDAAGFIKRANLIVSTGQNNLSMDIGVRETAKAMIKGEEVSEGLKNQLEMIIRAYDPCLSCATHMINGESPLLVDIHDSNGELLKRHIL from the coding sequence ATGAAAAATATAGAAATTAGTCCTGTAACCAGAATTGAAGGACATGCAAAAATCACGGTTCAACTGGATGATTCTGGAAATGTTAATGATGCTCATTTTCACGTTATGGAAATAAGGGGTTTTGAGAAATTTTTAGAAGGAGCCGCGGTAGAAGAAGCACCACGTATCACTCCTCGTATATGTGGTATATGCCAAACAGCGCACCATTTAGCTTCAGCTAAGGCTACAGATCAGGTTTTTGGATTGCAGCCACCAGAAACAGCTAAAAAATTAAGGGAATTAATGCTTCTTGGCCAATACATTCACTCCCATTCACTTCACTTCTATTTCCTGGGAGCTCCTGACCTTGTAATGGGTCCTGAATCTGATCCTGCACTTAGAAATGTCGTTGGAATTCTTAAAAATGATCCTGCACTTGCAAAAATGGCAATTGAAACCAGAAAAATCGGTCAGGTAATAACAAGTGCGGTTGGAGGTAAACCAATCAGTCCTGTTACAGCCATACCTGGAGGTCAATCCAAAGGAATAACCGAAGAGGAAAGAACTAAACTATTAGAAGAAGCTAAAAATGCTGTAGGGCTTGTTGAAAAAGGTGTTGAAGTAACTAAGCCATTATTCGAACAATACAGTGAAGCAATAGAACTTTTAGGCCCTGTTGAAACTCATTTCGGTGCTTTAAGTAATAATGGTAATATTGAATTTTACGATGCGCCAGCTAAAATCATTGATAAAGATGGTAACTCTGTTTATGAATTTAATGCAGACGATTACTTAGATTACATTGAAGAAAAAGTACAGCCATGGTCATATCTTAAATTCCCATACTTAAAACAAATAGGATTCCCAGAAGGAAATTACAGAGTAGGACCACTTGCCAGATTAAACATAGCACAGAATGTTCCAACCGAAAAAGCATCAGAATTATTTGCAGAATACAAAGAAAAATATGGAATAGCTCAAAATCCTCTTCTGTATCACTATGCACGTCTGATAGAATTAATGTATGCATCTGAAAAAGCTGTAGAACTTCTTGAAGATAGTTCAATAACAGGTACAGATTTAAGACAGGGTATTTCTGAGCCGTTGATGACCAAAGCTGAAGCAAAAGAATCCAGCGAAATCAGGAGGGGAGTTGGAATGATTGAAGCTACCAGAGGAATTTTAATCCATGATTATGAAACAGATGCAGCCGGATTTATAAAGCGTGCAAACCTCATAGTTTCAACAGGTCAGAACAACCTTTCAATGGATATAGGCGTAAGAGAAACAGCTAAAGCCATGATAAAAGGTGAAGAAGTTTCTGAGGGCCTTAAAAACCAGCTTGAAATGATTATAAGGGCTTATGACCCTTGTCTTTCATGTGCTACTCACATGATTAATGGAGAATCACCATTACTTGTAGATATACATGATAGCAATGGGGAACTTTTAAAGAGACATATATTATAG
- a CDS encoding 4Fe-4S binding protein — translation MVKIKVDEEACVGCGSCVEDCPNDVYELDKENGKTVVVNEVDCMACLSCHEICPSQALEHEDIHVAKRLYIDRKVSRALEKII, via the coding sequence ATGGTAAAAATAAAGGTAGATGAAGAGGCATGCGTTGGATGCGGATCTTGTGTTGAAGATTGTCCAAACGATGTGTATGAACTGGATAAGGAAAATGGAAAAACGGTTGTAGTGAATGAAGTGGACTGTATGGCGTGTCTTTCATGTCATGAAATTTGTCCTTCTCAGGCACTGGAACATGAAGATATACATGTGGCTAAAAGACTTTATATCGACAGAAAAGTAAGTAGAGCTTTAGAAAAGATAATATAA
- a CDS encoding replication factor C large subunit gives MLWTEKYRPKNFDEVLGNLKAKKEILKWVEEWKAGNPQKCLFLLGPPGTGKTTFAQLIAKEFSDSVELNASDKRSYDAIMSTVGEASSSMTLFGGRLKLIILDEVDGLHGNDDRGGSRAINKILKEGSQPVIMMANDPYSNRIKSFKSKCQVITLRKVHTNSIVSFLKKICIKEGVEFEEHVLRELAKRSRGDLRSAIGDLQIIAQGEEKITSEDLNLIAQKDERSNIFDAVRTILKSKNPNRIKDSMRQVEADPALLLEMVIENIPREYEKKHEIEEAYEMVSQADIYLGRAFSTRAYTYWKYAYDFMSVGVALSKDETYKKFARYANSSVYTMLSKSRSKRDLQNRVAEKIAEKLHTSKKVAISQFPYFEIMFQDNEIAYNMMMYFGLEDDEVKLFRSRKVRAPKKTKTKAKKEKESKDALKSTKAKKTSKTTKKSTKKSSKDENSPKIEKKAKDDSNNSKKKDENGTNGAKQTSLFSFK, from the coding sequence ATGTTGTGGACAGAAAAATATCGTCCGAAGAACTTTGATGAAGTTCTTGGGAATTTAAAGGCGAAAAAGGAAATTCTTAAATGGGTTGAGGAGTGGAAGGCAGGTAATCCTCAAAAGTGCCTCTTTCTTTTAGGCCCTCCAGGTACTGGTAAAACCACATTTGCACAATTAATTGCGAAGGAATTCTCTGATTCTGTTGAATTAAATGCAAGTGATAAACGATCATATGATGCCATAATGAGTACTGTAGGGGAGGCATCATCTTCAATGACCCTATTTGGTGGTAGATTAAAACTAATAATCCTTGATGAAGTTGATGGACTTCATGGAAATGATGATCGGGGCGGTTCAAGAGCTATTAATAAAATATTAAAGGAAGGGAGCCAACCGGTTATAATGATGGCTAATGATCCTTACAGTAACAGAATCAAGAGCTTTAAATCTAAATGTCAGGTTATAACTCTCCGAAAAGTACATACGAACTCAATAGTTTCTTTTTTAAAGAAGATATGTATAAAAGAAGGTGTTGAATTTGAAGAACATGTCTTGAGAGAACTTGCCAAAAGATCACGTGGAGATTTAAGGTCTGCAATAGGAGATCTCCAAATTATAGCACAGGGAGAAGAAAAGATCACATCTGAAGACCTTAATCTTATAGCTCAAAAGGATGAGAGGTCTAATATATTTGATGCTGTGAGAACCATCTTAAAAAGTAAAAATCCAAATAGAATTAAAGATTCTATGCGGCAGGTGGAAGCTGATCCAGCCCTTTTACTTGAAATGGTTATAGAAAATATCCCCCGTGAATATGAAAAGAAGCATGAAATAGAGGAAGCTTATGAAATGGTTTCTCAAGCTGATATTTACCTTGGAAGGGCTTTTTCAACACGTGCATACACATACTGGAAATATGCTTATGATTTTATGAGTGTAGGGGTTGCTTTATCAAAGGATGAAACCTACAAGAAGTTTGCAAGATATGCAAATTCATCAGTTTACACCATGCTTTCAAAAAGCAGAAGTAAAAGAGATTTACAAAACAGAGTCGCGGAGAAGATAGCTGAAAAACTTCACACCTCAAAAAAGGTGGCGATTTCCCAGTTTCCATACTTTGAAATCATGTTTCAGGATAATGAAATTGCATATAATATGATGATGTATTTTGGGCTGGAAGATGATGAAGTAAAGCTTTTTAGATCAAGGAAGGTTAGAGCACCCAAAAAAACTAAAACAAAGGCTAAAAAAGAGAAAGAATCAAAGGATGCATTAAAAAGCACTAAGGCTAAAAAAACCTCTAAGACAACTAAAAAGAGCACAAAAAAATCTTCAAAAGATGAGAATTCACCAAAAATAGAAAAGAAAGCTAAAGACGATTCAAATAACTCAAAGAAAAAAGATGAAAATGGTACTAATGGAGCCAAGCAGACTTCGTTGTTTAGTTTCAAATAA
- a CDS encoding replication factor C small subunit, translating into MNGPWVEKYRPSNLDEVVGQDHIIERLKKYVNEQSMPNLMFTGPAGVGKTTTAIALAKEILGEYWRQNFLELNASDARGIDTVRTNIKNFCRLKAVGAPFRIVFLDEVDNMTKDAQHALRREMEMYTKTASFVLSCNYSSKIIDPIQSRCAIFRFAPVKGTQIIHRLEKIAEAENLNIKREAIESIVYFAEGDLRKAINILQASASTTDEITDESIHEIVSKAKPQDVRKIVKMALNGDFLGARDLLREVMVIQGTSGEDMITQIYQEISRMSMESMIEEDVYVDLIQSIGEYDFRIREGSNPRIQLEALLTKFLLKGKAD; encoded by the coding sequence ATGAATGGACCATGGGTTGAAAAATACAGACCAAGTAACCTTGATGAAGTAGTAGGTCAAGATCATATTATAGAACGACTAAAAAAATACGTAAATGAACAGAGCATGCCAAATTTAATGTTTACAGGTCCTGCAGGGGTTGGAAAAACAACAACTGCAATTGCCCTTGCAAAAGAAATTTTAGGAGAATACTGGAGACAGAACTTTTTAGAGCTAAATGCATCAGATGCAAGGGGAATAGATACAGTAAGAACAAATATCAAAAATTTCTGTAGGTTAAAAGCAGTAGGGGCTCCATTCAGGATAGTTTTCCTTGATGAAGTGGATAACATGACCAAGGATGCACAGCACGCTTTAAGAAGGGAAATGGAGATGTACACAAAGACTGCATCATTTGTATTATCTTGTAATTATTCTTCAAAGATCATCGATCCAATTCAGTCAAGATGTGCAATCTTCAGATTTGCACCTGTAAAAGGAACACAGATCATCCACAGACTTGAAAAAATAGCAGAAGCCGAAAATCTAAATATCAAAAGAGAGGCCATTGAAAGCATAGTTTATTTTGCAGAAGGGGATTTAAGAAAAGCAATAAATATTCTTCAAGCATCAGCATCAACTACAGATGAAATTACTGATGAGAGTATTCATGAAATCGTATCCAAGGCAAAACCTCAGGATGTACGTAAAATAGTAAAAATGGCTTTGAATGGAGATTTTTTAGGGGCAAGGGATCTTTTAAGAGAAGTAATGGTTATTCAGGGTACAAGCGGGGAAGACATGATTACACAAATTTATCAGGAAATTTCGCGCATGTCAATGGAAAGCATGATTGAAGAAGATGTATATGTTGATTTAATTCAAAGCATTGGAGAATACGATTTCAGGATAAGGGAAGGATCTAATCCAAGAATTCAGCTTGAAGCTCTCCTTACCAAATTTTTATTAAAAGGAAAGGCAGATTAA
- a CDS encoding hydrocarbon binding protein (contains V4R domain), which yields MEIEDIRGNFKPELIPKETGGDIDDYEEALHVLMKFIGSMSSALEQVSGRGANAIVYQAGKRMGHEAGKLMEKTDDVEKALWEMGDVLGKEFYFEMWKPSGQDEYTIEGNGETSVKLLFSDCVVRQALRRTGLPQKGPLCYLLYGYMVGAVEEVMDIKGKLDIDHIGPNACLKTLTIKWGGK from the coding sequence ATGGAAATTGAAGATATAAGAGGAAATTTTAAACCTGAATTAATTCCTAAAGAAACTGGAGGAGACATTGACGATTATGAAGAAGCTCTGCACGTTCTTATGAAATTTATAGGATCTATGTCCAGTGCATTAGAGCAAGTTTCAGGTCGTGGAGCCAATGCTATTGTTTATCAGGCTGGAAAAAGAATGGGACATGAAGCCGGTAAATTAATGGAAAAAACAGACGATGTCGAAAAGGCTCTTTGGGAAATGGGCGATGTATTAGGTAAAGAATTTTATTTTGAAATGTGGAAGCCATCTGGTCAGGATGAATATACAATTGAAGGCAATGGTGAAACATCTGTAAAACTTTTATTTAGTGATTGTGTTGTAAGACAGGCACTTAGAAGAACAGGACTGCCTCAAAAAGGGCCATTATGCTATCTTTTATATGGATATATGGTTGGAGCAGTAGAAGAAGTTATGGATATCAAAGGAAAACTAGATATAGATCACATAGGACCAAATGCATGTCTTAAGACCCTAACTATAAAATGGGGTGGTAAATAA
- a CDS encoding MTH865 family protein produces MGVKEEIKNQIIGALEGANFPIETPEELISAMPDGAETTCKSGNLELKAGNAGQVLKADDFPFKNAEEVADTIVNRAL; encoded by the coding sequence ATGGGTGTGAAAGAAGAAATAAAAAACCAAATTATAGGAGCGCTTGAAGGGGCGAATTTCCCGATAGAAACACCAGAAGAACTAATTAGTGCAATGCCAGATGGCGCAGAAACTACCTGTAAATCCGGAAATCTAGAATTAAAAGCAGGAAATGCTGGACAGGTACTTAAAGCCGACGACTTCCCATTTAAAAATGCTGAAGAAGTAGCCGATACTATTGTTAACAGAGCATTATAG
- a CDS encoding F420-nonreducing hydrogenase, translated as MVKIAMEALASCAGCEISILDLHEDLLKILEKADIVYCPVLVDAKEIPDDVDIAIVSGSIRNEENKERLEELRNKSKTLIAYGTCACYGGITGMADLFNPEEVTSRTYTDNPSTESAEVPSEVVPKLLPIVHPAGDFTEVDYYIPGCPPKEKLTGDILIPLINGETPDVPKKTVCADCQRWMDHVEFDKIHRRVEGDPDPQQCFLSQGYVCLGSVTLGRCGALCTQAGVQCHGCGGPSLDILREPSHDVYNGVIKRIAHLSKMPEKDVEKQMYDMGHLIYGFVIGSTIMEEKLVSKIPQLVKKEVKR; from the coding sequence ATGGTTAAAATTGCAATGGAAGCACTTGCAAGCTGTGCAGGATGTGAAATTTCCATTCTTGATTTACACGAGGATCTACTAAAGATACTAGAAAAAGCAGATATAGTTTATTGTCCAGTATTAGTAGATGCTAAAGAAATACCTGATGATGTAGATATTGCAATAGTTTCTGGTTCTATTAGAAACGAAGAAAATAAAGAAAGGCTTGAAGAACTAAGAAACAAATCAAAAACACTAATAGCATATGGAACTTGCGCATGTTATGGTGGTATTACAGGAATGGCGGACTTATTCAATCCTGAAGAGGTTACATCACGTACTTACACAGATAATCCGAGTACTGAATCTGCTGAAGTACCTTCAGAAGTAGTACCTAAGTTACTACCTATCGTTCACCCTGCAGGAGATTTTACAGAAGTTGATTATTATATTCCAGGATGTCCTCCTAAGGAAAAATTAACAGGAGACATATTAATACCTCTAATAAATGGAGAAACTCCAGATGTTCCTAAAAAGACTGTATGCGCCGATTGCCAGAGATGGATGGACCACGTTGAATTTGATAAAATCCACAGAAGAGTTGAAGGAGACCCTGATCCTCAGCAATGTTTCCTAAGCCAGGGATATGTATGTCTTGGTTCTGTAACTCTTGGAAGATGTGGTGCACTTTGTACACAGGCTGGAGTTCAATGTCATGGATGTGGAGGTCCTTCATTAGACATTCTAAGAGAGCCTAGCCACGATGTATATAATGGAGTTATTAAAAGGATTGCACACCTTTCTAAAATGCCGGAAAAAGATGTTGAAAAACAGATGTATGATATGGGGCATTTAATTTATGGATTCGTTATTGGAAGCACAATAATGGAGGAAAAACTGGTTTCTAAGATTCCTCAATTGGTTAAGAAAGAGGTGAAAAGATGA
- a CDS encoding winged helix-turn-helix domain-containing protein: MLSEKELHNKEMSEIKEKLATMHHDIKLLMENHNQQYLDLIRVNSKKDFINALKEYMGHDIEHGLERGMVKKCDMKNECRERFTGFLQNNACLIHEDNVTEKTINQNQSNLDELKSTAPYKKCEICFLEVNDLFKKQINLMRALRIYSTNEEKRQDIALICEESIVKEVLEPLSNKQRLQIIKSMANGTRTFSSLSELTGLRGGNLLFHIQKLLDCGIIIQRHERGDYMLTEKGYSLLVALSEINCLLDEENSLKTE, encoded by the coding sequence ATGTTAAGTGAAAAGGAACTCCATAACAAAGAAATGTCGGAGATAAAAGAAAAACTTGCAACAATGCACCATGATATTAAACTCTTAATGGAAAACCATAATCAGCAATATCTTGATTTAATACGTGTAAATTCAAAAAAAGATTTCATCAATGCACTTAAAGAATATATGGGTCATGATATTGAACATGGTCTTGAAAGGGGAATGGTTAAAAAATGTGATATGAAAAATGAATGTAGAGAAAGGTTTACAGGATTTCTACAAAATAATGCATGTCTTATTCATGAAGATAATGTCACTGAAAAGACTATTAACCAAAATCAATCAAATTTAGATGAATTAAAATCAACAGCACCGTATAAAAAATGTGAAATCTGTTTTTTAGAAGTAAATGACTTATTTAAAAAGCAAATAAATTTAATGAGAGCTCTTCGTATCTACAGCACCAATGAGGAGAAAAGACAGGATATAGCGCTGATATGTGAAGAATCCATTGTCAAAGAAGTACTTGAACCTTTATCTAACAAGCAGAGACTTCAAATCATTAAATCAATGGCAAATGGAACCAGAACATTTTCATCACTTTCAGAGCTAACAGGACTGAGAGGGGGTAATCTGCTCTTCCACATTCAAAAACTTCTTGACTGCGGAATTATAATCCAGAGGCATGAAAGGGGTGATTACATGCTTACTGAAAAAGGATACAGTCTTTTAGTTGCTCTTAGTGAAATTAATTGTCTTTTAGATGAAGAAAATTCTCTAAAAACCGAATAA
- a CDS encoding pyridoxamine 5'-phosphate oxidase family protein encodes MVMTDEMMDAVEKENVVFFATATKKGTPNVVPIGFARPLDEETILIVDNYMNKTRENLENNPKASLVPRDASKCPYQFKGTVEIHTSGKYFDDAVDWAQSVMSELSPKAAVLLKVEEIYSVKPGPDAGKKVD; translated from the coding sequence GTGGTAATGACTGATGAAATGATGGATGCTGTAGAAAAGGAGAATGTAGTTTTTTTTGCCACTGCAACAAAAAAGGGAACACCCAATGTTGTTCCGATAGGATTTGCAAGGCCTCTAGACGAGGAGACTATATTAATAGTGGATAATTACATGAATAAAACCCGTGAAAACCTTGAAAATAATCCAAAGGCAAGTCTAGTTCCAAGAGATGCTTCAAAATGTCCATATCAGTTTAAAGGAACGGTAGAAATCCATACTTCAGGCAAATATTTCGACGACGCAGTAGATTGGGCCCAGAGCGTGATGAGCGAATTATCTCCAAAAGCTGCAGTTTTACTTAAAGTTGAGGAGATCTATTCTGTAAAACCAGGCCCTGATGCGGGTAAAAAAGTAGATTAA